In Phormidium yuhuli AB48, one genomic interval encodes:
- a CDS encoding carboxypeptidase-like regulatory domain-containing protein — protein sequence MKSLKWNWIIAVVGLGVIGPTQAALAHAAQLRYEVESTVSVTATYDTGEPMANAQILIYSPDDPREPWSTGTTDDAGRYEFRPQSQESGNWTVTVRQAGHGDMITINLDDSTPQAETPRADSPEDSSESSLFAGLADTSLPQRLLTGASVVWGCVGTALYFSRRPQSSSSES from the coding sequence ATGAAATCCCTCAAGTGGAACTGGATTATTGCCGTCGTCGGACTGGGGGTCATTGGTCCAACCCAGGCCGCCCTCGCTCATGCCGCTCAACTCAGGTATGAGGTGGAATCAACGGTCTCCGTTACGGCAACCTATGACACCGGTGAGCCGATGGCCAATGCTCAAATCTTGATCTACTCTCCCGATGATCCCCGAGAACCTTGGAGTACGGGAACCACTGATGATGCTGGACGCTATGAGTTTCGTCCCCAATCTCAAGAGTCTGGCAATTGGACTGTGACTGTCCGCCAGGCTGGACATGGGGATATGATTACCATTAACCTGGATGACTCAACCCCTCAAGCAGAGACGCCCAGGGCAGATTCCCCGGAAGACTCATCGGAGTCATCTCTGTTTGCTGGCTTGGCGGATACCTCCTTGCCCCAACGGCTTTTGACGGGGGCATCTGTGGTTTGGGGTTGTGTTGGGACGGCTCTCTATTTCAGTCGTCGTCCCCAATCGTCGTCTTCTGAGTCTTAG